In a single window of the Halobaculum lipolyticum genome:
- a CDS encoding J domain-containing protein, translated as MSLDWPAGWDRTPPRQRERNRSFRASLADTTKELAAEMDRLDADDWRATIGNQHTKSNGLPLHNASPDDPGFVLRWSMDGEQYAVACDASPRLRDNVRWVYKWIHETRMRGQRPVQTGDAEFAAARLPPGDEGTAPARVPPHEVLGVSADADAGEVRDAYRDLVTEVHPDTPDGSEDEFKRVKRAKEVMLGE; from the coding sequence GTGAGTCTCGACTGGCCCGCCGGGTGGGACCGGACACCGCCCCGTCAGCGCGAGCGTAACCGGAGCTTCCGCGCGTCCCTCGCGGACACGACGAAGGAACTCGCGGCGGAGATGGACCGCCTCGACGCCGACGACTGGCGCGCGACCATCGGGAACCAACACACGAAGTCGAACGGGCTTCCGCTCCACAACGCGAGTCCCGACGATCCGGGGTTCGTTCTCCGCTGGAGCATGGACGGCGAACAGTACGCTGTCGCGTGCGACGCCAGTCCGCGGCTTCGGGACAACGTCCGCTGGGTCTACAAGTGGATTCACGAGACGCGGATGCGCGGACAGCGCCCCGTCCAAACGGGTGACGCGGAGTTCGCGGCGGCTCGACTCCCGCCGGGAGACGAGGGAACGGCTCCGGCCCGCGTTCCGCCTCACGAGGTGTTGGGTGTCTCGGCGGACGCCGACGCTGGAGAGGTCCGAGACGCTTACCGCGACCTCGTTACGGAGGTCCACCCAGACACTCCAGACGGCTCCGAGGACGAGTTCAAGCGCGTGAAGCGGGCGAAGGAGGTGATGCTCGGTGAGTGA
- a CDS encoding Cdc6/Cdc18 family protein, translated as MAGGVNASVPRVLELDRVPERMPHRDAALGQLANALDPLRSDRPAYPICISGPTGAGKTAVSRFAVRELRRETAVNTAHVDCLRTRSRAAILEEALVDAGLKTRSSPKADAASSYLAQLEEADSPIVLTLDEAEHIEDEHLPHVLFEADGVTPIFVVHEYERFAARLDAATSSRLRTGPHIELKRYSQSELVDILQSRVDAGDLSGITDGTLELIADTAAGNAREAISILREAYVEGKARDERVTPALIADVREPAMESIRRYNVERLDTPHRLLKHMIDDAGEIRAGELADLFEVEYPDAHGRDRRRYLNVLVRYGCIRKQGSGRGTRYLSIDAPE; from the coding sequence ATGGCGGGCGGAGTGAACGCCTCGGTCCCGCGGGTCCTGGAACTCGACCGTGTCCCCGAGCGGATGCCCCACCGGGACGCCGCGCTCGGGCAGCTCGCGAACGCCCTCGACCCGCTCCGTTCGGACCGACCGGCGTACCCGATCTGTATCTCGGGGCCGACCGGCGCGGGCAAGACGGCCGTGTCGCGGTTCGCCGTCCGCGAACTCCGCCGGGAGACGGCGGTGAACACCGCGCACGTCGACTGCCTACGGACGCGCTCGCGCGCCGCGATCCTCGAAGAGGCGTTGGTGGACGCCGGACTCAAGACGCGCTCGTCGCCGAAAGCGGACGCCGCGTCGTCGTACCTCGCGCAATTGGAGGAGGCCGACTCCCCCATCGTCCTCACCCTCGACGAGGCGGAACACATCGAGGACGAACACCTCCCGCACGTCCTCTTCGAAGCGGACGGTGTGACGCCGATCTTCGTCGTCCACGAGTACGAGCGATTCGCGGCGCGCCTCGACGCCGCGACGTCGTCGCGACTTCGGACCGGCCCCCACATCGAACTCAAGCGGTACAGTCAGTCGGAACTCGTCGACATCCTCCAGTCGCGCGTCGACGCGGGCGACCTCTCGGGGATCACCGACGGGACGCTGGAGCTGATCGCGGACACCGCCGCGGGGAACGCTCGCGAAGCGATCTCGATCCTCCGGGAGGCCTACGTCGAGGGGAAGGCTCGCGACGAGCGGGTGACGCCCGCGCTGATCGCGGACGTCCGCGAGCCGGCGATGGAGTCGATCCGGCGGTACAACGTGGAGCGCCTGGACACGCCGCATCGACTGTTGAAGCACATGATAGACGACGCGGGCGAGATCCGTGCCGGGGAGCTGGCCGACCTGTTCGAGGTAGAGTACCCGGACGCGCACGGTCGCGACCGCCGGCGATATCTGAACGTCCTCGTTCGGTACGGGTGTATCCGAAAGCAGGGGAGTGGGCGAGGGACGCGGTATCTCTCAATAGACGCACCCGAATAG
- a CDS encoding DUF7563 family protein, which produces MNRIVDPAESTDRECRFCGRHVTRRFARVFGDEDDVAHRCLSCDSTFRIQNGSAAGLHVQHPDPAENPNRNRGPRVGAPVRADGGGTDDVRPLRIPLPRPPMRGL; this is translated from the coding sequence GTGAACAGGATCGTCGACCCCGCCGAGTCTACCGACCGAGAGTGTCGGTTCTGTGGTCGTCACGTCACACGCCGGTTCGCGCGAGTATTCGGTGACGAGGACGACGTCGCCCACCGCTGTCTCTCGTGTGACTCGACGTTCCGCATCCAGAACGGGAGCGCGGCCGGTCTCCACGTCCAACACCCCGATCCCGCTGAGAACCCGAACCGGAACCGCGGCCCGCGCGTCGGAGCGCCCGTCCGGGCAGACGGGGGGGGGACCGATGACGTGCGACCGTTGCGGATCCCGCTGCCACGGCCGCCTATGCGCGGACTGTGA
- a CDS encoding DUF7386 family protein, which yields MGTERTTLRLSDERKRLLDQAAGIVATGDDDDPPRSDVIDAALTHLVQSARNVEDAREDYDPRTIQDIANTDVLGLYYRTSIESRWR from the coding sequence ATGGGCACCGAACGAACGACCCTACGCCTCTCGGACGAACGGAAACGACTGCTGGACCAAGCCGCCGGGATCGTCGCGACGGGCGACGACGACGATCCCCCCCGGTCGGACGTGATCGACGCCGCACTGACCCACCTCGTCCAGTCGGCGCGGAACGTCGAGGACGCGAGGGAGGACTACGACCCGCGGACGATCCAAGATATCGCGAACACCGACGTCCTCGGGCTGTATTACCGGACGAGTATCGAGAGTCGATGGCGATAG
- a CDS encoding DUF7508 domain-containing protein, whose protein sequence is MPIDKNWSKANPRHIKQNVPQSKGIYELKSFGKPVYVGSSNDLRRRLLEHLSERNGNVNRYRFKTLGFLSNRKKVERKHYDRHEEKYGKPPAWNERRP, encoded by the coding sequence ATGCCGATAGACAAGAATTGGAGTAAGGCGAACCCGAGGCACATCAAGCAGAACGTCCCGCAGTCCAAGGGGATCTACGAACTCAAATCGTTCGGGAAACCCGTCTACGTAGGCAGTTCCAACGACCTCCGTCGGAGGTTACTGGAACACCTCAGCGAGCGGAACGGCAACGTGAACCGCTACCGGTTCAAAACTCTGGGCTTCCTCTCGAACCGCAAGAAGGTCGAGCGGAAGCACTACGATCGCCACGAGGAGAAGTACGGGAAGCCGCCCGCGTGGAACGAGCGGCGGCCGTAG
- a CDS encoding helix-turn-helix domain-containing protein, with the protein MSFETESFAATPGGDDEAGSLPVSSVEDVAPEPRAHGASVANVLNDLAPSDADAPGGQRDTLYADAVRYWRENVESNENEPYPATEFSAEWLPETSGEWVLLVKSSGWKAGTGYGDDYSQYYEQHIMLRERVETDDGMELRKPPLALHVEVMPQYRDLVFKSGDPLECPYGEGTRVVCWTTWAESGSEVERRMYDAIRAVYGDDSLDVTRDRNPDSRRVQKAEAHYRFDREKKGAVVETVEQSKDLVAWGGNSEIDAHQKRVQEGWLEARVESDRWDLLGFADVNFATELKIYQITDWHKRPPSDPFAHPKIEASFAGADGKLPHVSEWDDALDHLRTLVATHAHWAGVERADLVSDDFFDGAGAAEWDYQRPTGRREHLRQRYQEVATEVYREALKDSTVAVYDILRVIATETGATYDMLEDRTGLARSTIRYHVARLAREGVVKRLGNPVLVVFVSRDLLERSREILDRARPGRTADDMREDAEDRREDREARDESSETDDDSDAATGDEAAPQRDEFAYLGDVPETIRDVAVAVYDGRLGDEDVRIRERRLREAPG; encoded by the coding sequence GTGAGTTTCGAAACCGAGTCCTTCGCCGCCACCCCCGGTGGCGACGACGAGGCCGGGTCCCTCCCGGTGTCGTCCGTCGAGGACGTCGCACCCGAACCGCGCGCCCACGGCGCGAGCGTCGCGAACGTGCTTAACGACCTCGCGCCCTCGGACGCTGACGCGCCCGGTGGACAGCGCGACACCCTGTATGCTGACGCTGTCCGCTACTGGAGGGAGAACGTCGAGTCCAACGAGAACGAACCGTACCCGGCTACCGAGTTCTCCGCCGAGTGGCTACCCGAGACGTCCGGGGAGTGGGTCCTTCTCGTCAAGTCCTCCGGCTGGAAAGCCGGAACCGGCTACGGGGACGACTACTCCCAGTATTACGAACAGCACATCATGCTCCGCGAGCGCGTCGAGACGGACGACGGCATGGAGCTGCGGAAGCCCCCGCTCGCCCTCCACGTCGAGGTCATGCCCCAGTACCGGGACCTCGTGTTCAAGAGCGGGGATCCGCTGGAGTGTCCTTACGGAGAAGGGACGCGGGTCGTTTGCTGGACGACGTGGGCCGAGTCCGGGTCCGAGGTGGAGCGCCGGATGTACGACGCGATCCGCGCCGTGTACGGGGACGACTCCCTCGACGTCACCCGCGACCGGAACCCGGACTCCCGCCGCGTCCAGAAAGCCGAAGCGCACTATCGGTTTGACCGCGAGAAGAAAGGGGCCGTCGTCGAGACGGTCGAACAGTCTAAAGACCTCGTCGCGTGGGGCGGGAACTCCGAGATCGACGCCCACCAGAAGCGCGTCCAAGAGGGGTGGCTGGAGGCCCGCGTGGAGTCCGACCGCTGGGACCTACTCGGGTTCGCGGATGTGAACTTCGCCACCGAACTCAAAATCTACCAGATCACCGATTGGCACAAGCGGCCCCCGTCGGATCCGTTCGCACATCCGAAGATAGAGGCGTCTTTCGCGGGCGCTGACGGGAAACTCCCTCACGTCTCCGAGTGGGACGACGCGCTGGACCACCTCCGGACCCTCGTCGCCACCCACGCGCATTGGGCCGGCGTCGAGCGGGCGGACCTCGTCTCGGACGACTTTTTCGACGGGGCTGGAGCTGCGGAGTGGGATTACCAGCGCCCGACCGGACGCCGGGAACACCTCCGTCAGCGGTATCAAGAGGTCGCGACGGAGGTCTACCGCGAGGCGCTGAAAGACTCGACGGTCGCCGTGTACGACATACTCCGCGTGATCGCCACGGAGACGGGCGCGACTTACGACATGCTGGAGGATCGGACGGGACTCGCCCGCTCCACGATCCGCTATCACGTCGCCCGTCTCGCCCGCGAGGGTGTCGTGAAGCGGCTGGGGAACCCGGTCCTCGTCGTGTTCGTCTCTCGCGACCTATTGGAGCGGTCGCGTGAGATACTGGACCGGGCGCGGCCCGGGCGGACCGCTGACGACATGCGCGAGGACGCGGAGGACCGCCGCGAGGACCGCGAGGCGCGGGACGAGTCTTCGGAGACGGACGACGACTCCGACGCCGCCACGGGCGACGAGGCGGCCCCACAGCGCGACGAGTTCGCGTACCTCGGTGACGTCCCCGAGACGATCCGGGACGTCGCGGTCGCGGTGTACGACGGTCGCCTCGGTGACGAGGACGTGAGGATCCGCGAGCGCCGGCTACGCGAGGCGCCCGGATAG
- a CDS encoding ATP-binding protein, with amino-acid sequence MTWKNISTLTDLQARTETGTWLGTSRHTDADSIRRHFSVPAYDESVFDYPRVVPGCLKHARDNSAHSAAGGTDFMAIGPPGAGKSTHALEWSTRLLEVNNRPGMSEAVVWRGSTSRSEWVPLAPWATVCLPASCDVEARLESTDSAGSRSVALEDVVREVRYYEDPRDLFENHVQPGKFHVVYPDPQMTGCQEVYEDCPYEYELEFSDGDPVQHWWTAAVLARVHSGPYHFFVSFIIDEIGDVIPQEASKDAYSSYEKILLFRDTYADARKFGVSVFGYGHSDVDFHEKVKRKVRWRITMNGTANPTRASQVVGVGNVPMNTDLTSHLKTGKCVMWTEQRFCYPLAWGDIPKPTDEELRIRLVPRVPKDPADADAASREDDRDARSSSDDSGAGDGPAQASLDDVEAATDGGSVVADRADRSSTTSEGAGIDATGGVVPRETAGSARTSRFADAIRARVCRVVWAQPPGG; translated from the coding sequence ATGACTTGGAAAAACATCTCGACGCTGACGGACCTGCAAGCCCGGACGGAAACCGGGACGTGGCTGGGGACGTCGCGTCACACCGACGCGGACAGTATCCGGCGGCATTTCAGCGTGCCCGCCTACGACGAATCGGTCTTTGACTACCCGCGGGTCGTTCCGGGCTGTCTCAAGCACGCGAGAGACAACAGCGCCCACTCCGCGGCTGGAGGGACGGACTTCATGGCTATCGGCCCGCCGGGGGCCGGGAAGTCCACGCACGCGCTGGAGTGGTCCACGCGGCTACTGGAGGTCAACAACCGCCCCGGCATGTCCGAGGCGGTCGTGTGGCGGGGTTCGACGTCGCGGTCCGAGTGGGTCCCGCTCGCGCCGTGGGCGACCGTGTGCCTCCCGGCGTCGTGCGACGTGGAGGCGCGGCTGGAGTCCACGGACTCGGCGGGGTCCCGGTCGGTCGCGCTGGAGGACGTCGTCCGGGAGGTCCGGTACTACGAGGACCCGCGGGATCTCTTTGAGAACCACGTCCAGCCGGGCAAGTTCCACGTCGTCTATCCGGACCCGCAAATGACCGGGTGTCAAGAGGTCTACGAGGACTGCCCGTATGAGTACGAACTGGAGTTCTCGGACGGGGACCCGGTTCAACATTGGTGGACGGCGGCGGTCCTCGCGCGGGTCCACAGCGGCCCGTACCACTTCTTCGTCTCGTTCATAATTGACGAGATCGGGGACGTGATACCGCAAGAGGCGTCCAAAGACGCCTACTCGTCGTATGAGAAGATCCTACTGTTCCGGGACACCTACGCCGACGCTCGGAAGTTCGGGGTGTCGGTGTTCGGGTACGGACACTCGGACGTGGACTTTCACGAGAAGGTGAAGCGCAAGGTCCGCTGGAGGATCACGATGAACGGGACGGCGAACCCGACGCGGGCGTCCCAAGTGGTCGGCGTCGGGAACGTCCCGATGAACACGGACCTCACCTCTCACCTCAAAACCGGCAAGTGCGTGATGTGGACGGAGCAACGGTTCTGCTACCCGCTCGCGTGGGGCGACATTCCGAAACCGACGGACGAGGAACTCCGTATCCGCCTCGTGCCGCGCGTCCCGAAGGATCCGGCCGACGCTGACGCGGCCTCGCGCGAGGACGACCGCGACGCCCGCAGCTCCAGCGACGACTCGGGGGCGGGTGACGGACCCGCGCAAGCGTCGCTGGACGACGTCGAGGCGGCGACGGACGGGGGGTCGGTGGTCGCTGATCGCGCTGATCGATCCTCGACGACGTCGGAGGGTGCTGGGATCGACGCGACCGGAGGGGTGGTTCCTCGTGAGACGGCCGGATCCGCGCGGACGTCTCGGTTCGCTGATGCGATACGCGCGCGCGTGTGTCGAGTCGTATGGGCGCAACCCCCCGGGGGGTGA
- a CDS encoding DUF6884 domain-containing protein, translating to MEIGLVSCTKSKRAEPAAPGELYDTSTLFNKSSQYAKSHHDRWLILSAKHHVLDPDGPPIDPYDETLTDFGVEKRRTWAARVHDQLDQRRLIREDVELVFHAGKAYYGELLPLLDDTPVSVSIPTEGLQIGQTLAWYNEHQ from the coding sequence GTGGAGATCGGATTGGTCAGCTGTACAAAGAGCAAACGGGCGGAACCGGCGGCCCCCGGAGAATTGTACGATACTTCGACGCTATTCAATAAGTCCAGTCAGTACGCTAAGTCCCATCACGACAGGTGGCTCATCCTCTCCGCCAAGCACCATGTGTTGGATCCTGACGGGCCTCCCATCGACCCATATGACGAGACGCTGACCGACTTCGGAGTAGAGAAGCGGCGGACTTGGGCCGCACGAGTTCATGACCAACTTGATCAGCGCAGGCTCATTCGAGAGGACGTCGAGTTAGTGTTCCATGCAGGGAAGGCGTACTACGGCGAACTTCTCCCGCTTCTGGATGACACACCAGTCTCCGTGTCGATCCCAACCGAAGGATTACAGATTGGACAGACCCTGGCGTGGTACAACGAGCATCAGTAA
- a CDS encoding tyrosine-type recombinase/integrase has translation MSDDLDPMTPEAALDYYLDTRRYNLAEETLRSHKYRLRSFVRWLTSEDHGGGPVVNMNDVDLRDIHAYRVFKREENWPEKDACNAVSMQGQVSTLRVFFDHLADVKAVSPEFSDRIRLPTVRDGEGVDTRLLEAERANAILDHLREWEYATPQHVAMLLFWRTSCRLGGLRSLDLDDFDNEDGALQFRHRPQQGTPLKNGTNGERDVSLIPRVVSVVEDYINGPRRHDVQDEYGRDPLITTSRGRPSTTTYRDWIYWWTQPCRIGEQCPEGRDPDECEATSHDTLSKCPVNHSPHPVRAGSITAHRDAGTPREIVSDRGDVSEKILEAHYDQASKRQRMRRRREFIPDQL, from the coding sequence GTGAGTGACGACCTCGACCCGATGACTCCGGAGGCCGCGCTGGACTACTACCTCGACACGAGGCGGTACAACCTCGCGGAGGAGACGCTACGGTCCCACAAGTACCGGCTCAGGTCGTTCGTTCGGTGGCTCACCTCCGAGGATCACGGGGGCGGTCCCGTCGTGAACATGAACGATGTGGACCTCCGCGATATCCACGCCTACCGCGTGTTCAAGCGGGAGGAGAATTGGCCCGAGAAAGACGCCTGTAACGCTGTCTCGATGCAGGGACAGGTGTCGACCCTGCGGGTGTTCTTCGACCACCTCGCGGACGTGAAAGCCGTCTCGCCTGAGTTCAGCGACCGGATCCGGCTCCCCACGGTCCGCGACGGTGAGGGGGTCGACACGCGCTTGCTGGAGGCCGAACGCGCGAACGCGATCCTCGACCACCTCCGCGAGTGGGAGTACGCCACCCCGCAACACGTCGCGATGCTCCTGTTCTGGCGGACCTCGTGTCGTCTCGGGGGACTTCGGTCCCTCGACCTCGACGACTTCGACAACGAGGACGGCGCGCTACAGTTCCGACACCGGCCACAACAGGGAACGCCCCTCAAGAACGGTACGAACGGTGAGCGGGACGTCTCCCTGATCCCACGCGTCGTCTCCGTCGTCGAGGACTACATCAATGGCCCGCGTCGCCACGACGTCCAGGACGAGTACGGACGCGACCCGCTCATCACCACGAGCCGGGGACGCCCCTCGACGACGACGTACCGGGATTGGATCTACTGGTGGACCCAGCCATGTCGAATCGGGGAGCAATGCCCCGAAGGGCGCGATCCGGACGAGTGCGAGGCGACGTCCCACGACACTCTCAGCAAGTGTCCGGTGAACCACTCGCCTCACCCCGTCCGCGCCGGGTCGATCACGGCCCACCGCGACGCCGGGACGCCACGCGAGATCGTGAGCGACCGCGGTGACGTCTCGGAGAAGATTCTGGAAGCGCACTACGACCAAGCCTCGAAGCGCCAGCGGATGCGTCGCCGGCGCGAGTTCATCCCCGACCAACTATGA